The sequence CCGAACAACCTGCAACGCCGGCGAAACAGCAATACTCGGCGTGACGAACACCACCGGCGCACTGGCAACACTCATAGACCAAACAAGCCAAAACCCCACGCCCTACCTTCTTTGCTGCGAAGGCGACGTCGCGCCACTCTGCACAGGAGACGCCACGTCATCACCCTTTGCAGAATTGCAATCCCCCACCGACTCAACAATAGCAGAACCAACTCAGAATCAACCCAACCAAGCATGTATAGCGTCAACAACAGGCCTGGACACGACCTGCACGTTCGTCACAGGCGAGTGCAATACTTTTGAACGATGCATCGCCAAAGCATCCTCGACGAACAATGCACAACTCCAAGACTGCTCGCTCACCACCTACCCCTACAGCATCTGCTGCGCACAATACGACCAAGCAGCGTGTGTTGACGAAGACAATGACGGGACGACAACTTGCGCGAGGGATTGCGACGATGCCGACCCTGCTATTCACCCCGGCGCTGCTGAACAATGCAACGGCGTTGATGACGACTGCGACGGCGCCGTCGACGAAACCTACGACAACGACCTCGACGGTTACCCGCGCAACGACCCAGCCTGCGAACCAACCTATACCACGTTTGACTGCAACGACGACGACTACGCCGTGAACCCCAGCGTCCTCGAACGGTGCGCCGACAACATCGACAACGACTGTGACGGCGCCGTCGACGAAGACTGCGCCCAAACATGCACTGACAACGATCAGGACGGTTACGGCAACCCCGGCAGCGCCTCCTGCACCACAGGAGCAACCAAGGATTGCGACGATGCCGACCCTGCTATTCACCCCGGCGCTGCTGAACAGTGCAACGGCGTTGATGACGACTGCGACGGCGCCGTTGACAACTCCCCCCTCTGCAAAGAAATAGGCGACTGCCCGCCAGGAGTCCCCCTCTACAAATGTGACGCGCTCCAAAAACCCTACGAACCATGAGATCTGAAGCTCACAAGCCAACAAGCTCGCACCTCAACACCACAACCAAAAAACAAGAACGAAGAAAACCATGAGACAACCATTCTACGCAGGCGTCCTCTACCCAAAAACAGAAAACGCGCTCCGAAGAGCCATCGAAGAGGCATACGAACATGAAAAAGGCCCCGGTGCACTCCCCACCGAAGCACGAAGCGAACCCGTCAAAGGCATCCTCGCCCCACACAGCGCCATCACGCTCTCAGGACCCTGCACCGCTTGGTCGTACAAAGCCCTTGCAGAATCTCCCCCGGCAGACGTCTACATCATTGCAGCCTACAACCTCGGCCAAAACGCCTCCGGCGCCGGCATGCGAACCTACTCCATGCCCTTCGGAGAAATCCGCGTCGACCAAAAACTCTGTCAAGCACTCACCGCAAAAAAACACATACGCTTCGCGGACAACTTCCACGAACACGACCACGCCATAGAAGTCCAACTACCCTGGCTTCAACACGCAATCAAGCCCAACGTCAAAATACTCCCCCTCCTCCTCGCAGACGATGTCGACCTCAAAGAACTCGCCGTTGACCTTAAAGAAACCCTCCTCGACCAAGGAAAAAAAGCCAAGCTCATCCTCAGCGCAGAATTCACCCATCACGGCCCAGCATACACCTTCCTCCCCTTCGACCCTCCCGTCAACAAACACGTCTACGAATACGACGCCAAAGCCCTCAGCCACCTCACCAACCTCGACCTCCAAGGCTTCCTCGACTTCTGCGCCAGCGGGCCCTGCAGCATTGACGCCGTCAAACCCCTCGAATTCGCATTCCACTTTCTCAAACCAAACAAAATCCTCGTCGAACAATACTACACCAGCGCCGATGTAACCGGCGACGAAAAAAATATAGCCGCTTACGCAAGCATCCTCTTTCTTTAGCGCCCCACACAAGAACACGTTAAGCAAAAACCCCCGTTCCATCAACACCTACGCTACTAGCAACCCGCCATCAACAAAGAACACACAAAAAACAAACAAATCAAGTTCAACCACCAAAGACTTTAAATAAAGCAAAACCAGCAAAAAAACAACACCAACAACGAAGGGGAGGAGAGGTGACGTTGCCAAAACCCAATCAAAGAAGACGAACAACGAAACAAGCACAAATAACGATCTTCATCATTCTGGGAATGATCATCCTCGTCTTCGTCGGCCTCGCCCTTTACGTCCGATCAGCATACATCAACCGAGCACTCGCCAACCAAGCGAGCAAGATAGCCCAAGAATTCTCAGAAAACCGCAACGTCATAAACTACATCGACGGCTGCATCCAAACCCTTGCCGAAACAGCCATCCTCACCCTCGCCTCACAAGGAGGCGTCATCTACCAAGACCAAGGAGGAACCACGCCCTTCCACAGAGAAGAACTCGGCCAATCATACCTTAAAATCCCCTACCAAGATACCATCTTCAACGTCACGTACGGCCTCAAACAAAATGACGGAATCAGGCCTCTCACCTTCCCCCCCGCCTACCCTCCACCACAATACCCTGCCCCAAACAAAACCATTCAAGCCATGACCGCCCAATTCATGCATACGGCGAACTTTGACCTCTACGACGGCTACTTCGGCGATGTCACGCTCCCCAAGCTCTGCTCGCGCAACGGACCAAACCGCTTCGGCGGAGCAGGAACCACGCCAACCACGTACCAAACCTGTGCTTGGTTCGCCTACAACCAACCCTTCGACACGACCCAGTACACCATTCAAGACGAACTCGCCACCTACCTCGAACAAAACCTCCCCTTCTGCGCCAACCTCGCCCCTTTCGTAGAACGCTACGGCACCAACCTCACCGTCACAGGACCCCCCACGGCGAACGTAACATTCACGAAAGAAGGAATAACCATCGACGTCAACTATCCACTCACTATCACGTTCCCCAGAAAAGAAATACAAGAACTCGCAACATTCAAACGAGCATATCCTTTCCGCATCAAAGCACTCTACGAAGCAGCCGCGACCCTCCTCAAACTCGAAGCAAAAAACGCAACGTTCAACATCGACACCGACGCGACACAACACCTCCCACCAGGCATTGAAGCCTACCGCTTGCGAAACCCCTGCAAAGAAGCAGGCTTTTGCAGAACCCGACAAGACGGGGCGTATGATGACGCACTCGTCGTCATCGACAAACGAACAACTATTCGCGGCCAACATCCTTTCTTTCTCGCCGCAATAGAAAACCGCCCGCCAGTGCTTGACTGGATCCACACCACCGGCGACGCGCCCTACGACCTCACTTCCGTCGCTGGCGACGTCCTCACCCTTACACCCAACGCAATAGACCCGGACGACGAACCAGTCAACATCACCTACGCAGGGTGGGGCCAAGACTACACCGATCGCTTCACCTGCCCCTTCCCCGTCACCATGAACAACGTCAAAACCTGCACAACCAAAGCAGGACCGCCCCTCCACACGTGGATGAACTCAACACCCTACCTGACAAATCACAAAGACGCGAGCATTCCAACGCAAGAAGAAGATCTCGGGTGGCACGTCGTGACCATCAACGTCACCGACGAAGCGAGAACAAGCGACTGGCAAGACGTCACCATTCTCGTCTTCCCCCTCCCCGAAGCCAAACCAAGAGGATACAACGACCAACCAGACACCGACCAAACACTCCTCTCTCTCGAAAACCCCTACTGCTTCGACGCAACCCAGTCAACAACAGGCCTCACCTCCCAAGGCGAAATAACAGCGTACAACTGGACCATTGCAGGAAGCACCTACACCGACCCCGTCGTTTGCTTCGGACAAACATCCATTTCGGACATCAAAGACGAAATGAGCCTGTTCGCACCATCAGGCAGGACAGACTACGCAACGCTAGTCGTGTCCGGAGGAGGATTCCAATCACCTCCCGCCACGCTCTCGTACAAAGTAGTCGACTGCCTCTCACACGCAGGAATAGGAAGCCCCTACCCCTACAACTACACCAACGGATTTGAAGCACCCACTCTTTGCTGCATCAACAACACCTACGCGCCACCAACAACACCCTGCTACGCAGCCCAAACGTACGGCCCCTACTGGCAACTCACCCCACCCCTCAGCACTTACGGCAACCAACCAGAGCCGCCCCCGACGATCACCCAACCACCCGCCCCCTCGTGGGAAGAAGCCAACGATGTCTTCACCCAGGCCGCAACCCGCTATTGCTCAGGAGACCGAGGCAACACCTGCACAGGAGACATAACCCTCACCGTCCAACCAATAACTGCGTGCCCCGACCTCACCTCTCAAGGACAAACCGAGCGCTGTACCGGGCCATCCCCAAACACGAGACCTGCAGAGGACGCCCAACCCGCACCAGCGTGCATTTCCTACGAGCCGGGCGACAGCTTCGAGTACCACTACGGCTTCCCTGATGCAAGAGGCGCGCCTGCAGACGGCGTGTGCAACGAGAACTGGGCTTGCTCGAGCCCAACAGAATACAACAAACCATTCGCTCCCGCACCGTTTCGATGCCAAGCGCTGTGCGGCGACGGATTCTGCAAAACCCCCAAGCTCGACACGTGTTACTGCGACCCGTCGTGCGGCGCGGAATGCACCACGCCAAACGACGTATCTTGGGAAGGAACCACCTGCTCTTTTAGCTGCGACACGAGCACGACGTGCGGCTACACCCAAACCTGCCAGACACCCTGCCCTGCAGGCCAGCCCTTCTGCCTCGCGCAAGACACCTGCTATTACAACGTAGCCTGCACAGCCCCCTTCACCTTCCAAGACCCTGCCTGCAAACAACAAGAAGGAGACTACTGCCCTCCAGCAGGCACCCTCCAAGGAAACACATGCTATTACGGCGCCAGATCCTGCACACAAAACGGCGGCTGCACCCTCACGAAAGACACCTGCCCCGCCCCAGGAACAAGAATCGGCGCAACCTGCTATTACGGCGCGAGGTCCTGCCACCCCGCAACCGGCTGCTCAATCCAATCCTCACCAAGTCCTTGCGACCCAGGCCAGAGAGCAACCTGCACCCCGACAGGGTGGGTCTGCACATAAAAACACACACAGACCACGCAACGCCGTACACGGAAACAAAAACCTGCACGCGGCGCGAAACAACACAACAACACAACAACAACGAACAAAAAAGAACTCACAAAAAAGCCGTTCCGCCTTCACACTTCTTCAAAACCCTTCGCAACAAGATACATCTCCTTACTCTCCTTCCGCGAAGCCTCCGGCTTTGTTGTTTTCACAAAAGAAAACACGCGCCGAACCTCACCAACAAAACTCTCAAACTCACGCCCCTGAAAAACTTTGCACACGAACGAACCCCCCCTCTTTAGCTTCTGCTTTGCAATGAACAAAGCACGCTCGGCCAAGACAAACGAACGAAACTGGTCTTGATCACGAACACCCGTCGTAGCAGGAGCAGCATCAGACAACACGACATCCGCAACAGGAAGCTGCGCCACAACCGCATCATCAAAAAAATCCCCCTTCACAAAACGACAACCTTCAATCGGCTCAACCGGCTTCATATCAACGCCAACCACGCTGCCAAAACGAGAAGCGACACTACTCCACCCGCCGGGGAACGCCCCCAAATCAATAATGACATCATTATTCTTCAAAACACCATATTTTTTCTGGATAGACAAGAGCTTGAACGCAGACCTCGCACGCAAGCCCTCCCTTCTCGCTCGCCGACCAAACACGTCAAAACCCGTCACGCTCCCGCCTCCAGACAGCACAGTCCCCGAACAAGCCTTGAAAAACCTTGTAACACGGCAATACGCGAACAAAGTTGCTGCACGAACACACAAATACGCATCTGCACACCCTCTTGCACACCCCTTTTCAACACAGCACGTATTTATACTTAACTTTTCCTCGAGAAAACCACGAAACAT comes from Candidatus Woesearchaeota archaeon and encodes:
- the amrB gene encoding AmmeMemoRadiSam system protein B; translated protein: MRQPFYAGVLYPKTENALRRAIEEAYEHEKGPGALPTEARSEPVKGILAPHSAITLSGPCTAWSYKALAESPPADVYIIAAYNLGQNASGAGMRTYSMPFGEIRVDQKLCQALTAKKHIRFADNFHEHDHAIEVQLPWLQHAIKPNVKILPLLLADDVDLKELAVDLKETLLDQGKKAKLILSAEFTHHGPAYTFLPFDPPVNKHVYEYDAKALSHLTNLDLQGFLDFCASGPCSIDAVKPLEFAFHFLKPNKILVEQYYTSADVTGDEKNIAAYASILFL
- a CDS encoding RlmE family RNA methyltransferase; the encoded protein is MFRGFLEEKLSINTCCVEKGCARGCADAYLCVRAATLFAYCRVTRFFKACSGTVLSGGGSVTGFDVFGRRARREGLRARSAFKLLSIQKKYGVLKNNDVIIDLGAFPGGWSSVASRFGSVVGVDMKPVEPIEGCRFVKGDFFDDAVVAQLPVADVVLSDAAPATTGVRDQDQFRSFVLAERALFIAKQKLKRGGSFVCKVFQGREFESFVGEVRRVFSFVKTTKPEASRKESKEMYLVAKGFEEV